GCACCAGTTTCGGCAAGCGCCTGGAGGGCTACGCCGATGCGGTGAAGCTGCCCGACCAGCCGATCGTCGAAGGACGCTTGCTGCGCATGGTCGGCCTCACCCTCGAGGCCGAGGGGCTGCGCGCGGCGGTGGGCAGCCGTTGTCTGGTGATCAACGACGACAGCTACCATCCGGTGCAGGTCGAGGCCGAAGTCATGGGCTTCGCCGGCAGCAAGGTGTTCCTGATGCCGGTCGGCAGCATCGTCGGCCTGGCGCCCGGTGCCCGCGTGGTACCGCTGGACGACAGCGGTCGGCTGCCCATGGGCATGAGCATGCTTGGCCGGGTGCTCGATGGCGCCGGTCGTGCGCTGGACGGCAAGGGTGGCATGAAGGCCGAGGATTGGGTGCCGATGGACGGCCCGATCATCAACCCGCTCAACCGTGACCCGATCAGCCAGCCGCTGGACGTCGGTATCCGCAGCATCAATGGCCTGCTTACCGTTGGCCGCGGCCAGCGCCTGGGTCTGTTCGCCGGTACCGGTGTTGGTAAGTCGGTGCTGCTGGGCATGATGACGCGCTTTACCGAGGCCGAGATCATCGTGGTCGGGCTGATCGGCGAGCGGGGCCGTGAGGTGAAGGAATTCATCGAGCACATCCTCGGCGAGGAGGGGCTAAAGCGCTCGGTGGTGGTGGCTTCGCCTGCGGACGACGCGCCGCTGATGCGCTTGCGTGCCGCTATGTATTGCACGCGCATCGCCGAGTACTTCCGCGACAAGGGCAAGAACGTCCTGCTGTTGATGGATTCGCTGACCCGTTTCGCCCAGGCCCAGCGCGAAATCGCCCTGGCCATCGGCGAGCCGCCGGCCACCCGCGGTTACCCGCCTTCAGTGTTCGCCAAGCTGCCCAAGCTGGTGGAGCGCGCCGGCAACGGCGAACCGGGTGGCGGCTCGATCACGGCGTTCTACACGGTGCTGTCCGAAGGTGACGACCAGCAGGACCCGATCGCCGACTCGGCGCGGGGCGTGCTCGATGGCCACTTCGTGCTGTCGCGGCGTCTGGCCGAGGAAGGGCACTACCCGGCCATCGATATCGAGGCCTCGATCAGCCGAGTCATGCCGCAGGTGGTCGACCCCGACCATTTGCGCCAGGCGCAGAAGTTCAAGCAGTTGTGGTCGCGCCTGTCGCAAAGCCGCGACCTGATCAGCGTCGGCGCGTATGTGGCCGGTGGCGATCCGGAAACCGACCTGGCGATTGCCCTGCAGCCCAAGTTGGTGGACTTCCTGCGTCAGCGCCTGGACGAGAACGTCGGTATGGCGCAGAGCCGCGAAGAGCTGGCGGCGGTGTTCGCGCCGCCAGCGGGCTGATAGGCCATGGCCCAGCCCAGCCGAGCCGCGCGCCTGGTGCCGGTGGTGGAAATGGCCGAGGAGGCCGAGCGCAAGGCCGCCCAGCGCCTGGGGCATTTCCAGAAGCTGCTCAGCGATGCCCAGGCCAAGCAGGCTGAACTCGAGAGTTTCCGCGAGGCCTATCAGCAGCAGTGGATCAATCGCGGCAGCCAGGGCGTCGACGGCAACTGGCTGGTCAACTACCAGCGCTTCCTCGGACAGTTGGAAACGGCGATGACCCAGCAGCGCCAGAGCATGGCGTGGCACCAGAACAACCTGAACAACGCCCGCAATACCTGGCAGCAGGCCTATGCCCGTGTCGAAGGGCTGCGCAAGCTGGTGCAGCGCTATCTGGACGAGGCCCGCCGCGCCGAGGACAAGCGTGAGCAGAAACTGCTCGACGAACTGTCCCAGCGCCTTCCACGTCAAGGGCACCCGTAGAGCGGGTCGTTCACCGGTCGCGCAGCCTTGCAGCTCCCGCCAGTGCCTGCTAAACCTTCAGGAGTTGCATTCGCCATCATCGAAGGAATCGCTGGTATGGCAGTCGAAGCTGATTTTTCACAGGACGGGAAAAAGCTGACGATCAAGGTCAAGGGTCGTTTCGATTTCGGCAAGCATCAGGAATTCAGGGATGCTTACGAGCGTCAGCGCCCGCGCCCGGACTCCGTGGTCGTCGACCTGAAGGAGGCCACGTATCTCGATAGCTCCGCGCTGGGCATGCTGCTGTTGCTGCGCGACCATGTCGGGGGCGAGGATTCGGATATTCGCGTCGTCCACGCCAGCCCGGACGTGCGCAAGATCCTGGCCATCTCCAACTTCGAAAAACTCTTTGATATCAGTTGAGCGTCGCCATGCCCGCCGACCAGGCATTGACCGTGCTGGTGGCCGAGGACGGCGCCGCGGATCGCCTGTTGCTGGCGCAGATCGTCCGGCGCCAGGGGCACGAAGTGCTCACCGCCGAAAACGGCGAACAGGCCGTGGCGTTGTTCGCCGAGCGTCGCCCGCAATTGGTCCTGCTCGATGCCTTGATGCCGGTCATGGACGGCTTTGAAGCGGCGCGACGGATCAAGGCGTTGGCCGGCGAGGCGCTGGTACCGATCATCTTCCTGACCTCCCTCAATGAAGAGGAGGGCCTGGTGCGCTGCCTGGAGGCCGGTGGCGACGACTTCATGGCCAAGCCCTACAGCGCCGTCATCCTGGCGGCGAAGATCCGTGCCATGGACCGCTTGCGCCGATTGCAGGCGACGGTGCTCGAGCAGCGTGACCAGATCACTCGCCATCACCATCACCTGCTCAACGAACAGCGGGTGGCCAAGGCGGTATTCGACAAGGTCGCTCACTCCGGTTGCCTGAATGCGCCGAACATCCGTTACCTGCAGTCGCCGTACGCGCTGTTCAATGGCGACCTGCTGCTGGCGGCGTTCACGCCTTCGGGCGACATGCATGTGCTGCTGGGTGACTTCACCGGTCACGGCCTGCCGGCGGCGGTCGGCGCGATGCCGTTGGCTGAGGTGTTCTACGGCATGACCGCCAAGGGGTATGGACTGGTCGAAACGCTGCGGGAAATGAACGCCAAGCTCAAGCGTATCCTGCCTGTGGACATGTTTTGTTGCGCGCTGTTGCTGAGCCTGAGTTTCCAGCGAGGGACGGTTGAGTTGTGGAATGGTGGCATGCCGGAC
This sequence is a window from Pseudomonas maumuensis. Protein-coding genes within it:
- the fliI gene encoding flagellar protein export ATPase FliI produces the protein MRLDRTSFGKRLEGYADAVKLPDQPIVEGRLLRMVGLTLEAEGLRAAVGSRCLVINDDSYHPVQVEAEVMGFAGSKVFLMPVGSIVGLAPGARVVPLDDSGRLPMGMSMLGRVLDGAGRALDGKGGMKAEDWVPMDGPIINPLNRDPISQPLDVGIRSINGLLTVGRGQRLGLFAGTGVGKSVLLGMMTRFTEAEIIVVGLIGERGREVKEFIEHILGEEGLKRSVVVASPADDAPLMRLRAAMYCTRIAEYFRDKGKNVLLLMDSLTRFAQAQREIALAIGEPPATRGYPPSVFAKLPKLVERAGNGEPGGGSITAFYTVLSEGDDQQDPIADSARGVLDGHFVLSRRLAEEGHYPAIDIEASISRVMPQVVDPDHLRQAQKFKQLWSRLSQSRDLISVGAYVAGGDPETDLAIALQPKLVDFLRQRLDENVGMAQSREELAAVFAPPAG
- the fliJ gene encoding flagellar export protein FliJ, with the translated sequence MAQPSRAARLVPVVEMAEEAERKAAQRLGHFQKLLSDAQAKQAELESFREAYQQQWINRGSQGVDGNWLVNYQRFLGQLETAMTQQRQSMAWHQNNLNNARNTWQQAYARVEGLRKLVQRYLDEARRAEDKREQKLLDELSQRLPRQGHP
- a CDS encoding STAS domain-containing protein gives rise to the protein MAVEADFSQDGKKLTIKVKGRFDFGKHQEFRDAYERQRPRPDSVVVDLKEATYLDSSALGMLLLLRDHVGGEDSDIRVVHASPDVRKILAISNFEKLFDIS